CCATAGGTAGCCAAGTCCCGTGCCAGGTCCCCATAGGTTCGTGTCTCGCCATATGGGATCTCCAGCATGGCTTTGAATACGGCCTGGTGCAGATCACCGCCTTTCGGGCTCAGAGGCAAATCGAAGTTTTTCAAGTCACCGTCTAAATAGGCTGACAACTGCCGGATTGTTTCTCGCAGAAGAGGCGTTTCCGCTTGGCTTGGTTCACCATTCCATTGTAGGTCGGTGATGGCGCCATCGGTTTCTGTCACGGTCAGGCAGCCCAGCCATGTTTCAACTCCTGCAACTGGCATCTTGTATCCTTGTGGCCCTGCACCTGCGTCTCTAAGCCGAGGCAGGGTCGTTCTCTGCGTTTTTGGTTCTCTTCAACACCAACTGCAGTATTCTAAAAAGGTCAACCGGCGATGTCTGCAGGCTCGGGTCAAGGACAAAAACATGGTAGCGGTGCTGCCAATACCACGGCTCCAATTGCCGGGATCGGGCTGATCATTCTTGCTTGCCTGTGTTTCTCCGTTCTGGATGCGACCGCAAAGTACCTGTCCGCAAGCCTGCCAACGCTTCAAATTGTTTGGGTCCGGTTTGTCAGCCACGTGGTTCTCGCCCTTGTCTTGTTCCAGGTCTGGAGATCACCGCAGTACTTGCGCACTGACCGATGGGGACTCCAGATCGTGCGTGCCTTCTGCCTGTTAGGGACGACGATCTTCAATTTTTTGGCGGTTCGCTATCTGCAGCTTGCAGAAACGATGTCGATCATGTTCGCAGCGCCGTTTGTTATTACCGCTCTTGCCGGGCCATTTCTTGGGGAGTGGGCCGGAATTCGCAGGTGGGCTGCCATTGTTGTCGGGTTCATTGGCGTACTTGTGGTGACACGGCCGGGGCTCGGAGGGCTCCATTGGGCCGTCGTCTATTCGCTGGCCGCGATGACGTTCTATGCCGTTTATGCGCTCCTTACCCGGAAACTGGCTGCGACCGAAAGCTCCGCCGGAATGCTGATCATTTCAGGTGTCGTTGCCGCGGTTGCCATGGCGCCTGTGGGCATTTCTGTGTGGCAAGAGCCCAATGGGCTTTGGGAGTGGACCTTGCTGATTGCGACCGGGGCACTCGGCGGTGGAGGCCACTTTCTCTTCATTCTGGCACACCGTATGGCCCCAGCGCCGGTCCTTGCGCCTCTGATTTATGTTCAGATCGTTTGGATGATTGTTCTTGGCTATCTGATTTTTGACGATGTTCCGATCGTGACGACGATCCTGGGAGCGTCGATTGTTGTCGCCTCCGGCCTCTACATCCTCTACCGGGAGCAAGTGAAGGCAGCGTAAGCCGCAATTCCGGTGCCTGCCCTGTTGACCCTGCGCTGGAGTTGACGGCTTAATAATCCCAGATTTGAAACGTCAGGTCTCAATCGGCTGGATTGCCTGGGAGGATCGGGATGGAATTTGACCGCCGAACGCTGCTCATGGGTGCAACTGTTGTTGCTGGAACCATGGCATTGCCCGCAGCTGCGCGCGCAAGTGCGGCAGCTAATGCCTATTTTACCGGATACCAGGATGACAACGGGTATCGGTATCGCCGGACCAACTTCAAAAAGATTGATCCGGTCTGGCACCGTCAGATGGTCAAGTACTTCAGTCTGGAGCCTCCAGGCACTGTGGTGATCGATACCAACAACCATTTTCTTTATTGGGTCTGGGAAAACAACACTGCGCTCCGCTACGGGGTCGGAGTCGGCCGGGAAGGCTTT
This window of the Roseibium alexandrii DFL-11 genome carries:
- a CDS encoding methylated-DNA--[protein]-cysteine S-methyltransferase, which produces MPVAGVETWLGCLTVTETDGAITDLQWNGEPSQAETPLLRETIRQLSAYLDGDLKNFDLPLSPKGGDLHQAVFKAMLEIPYGETRTYGDLARDLATYGQPIGQACGANPIPVIIPCHRILSANGLGGYSGSGGAETKIALLKLEGGFPFLI
- a CDS encoding DMT family transporter, translating into MSAGSGQGQKHGSGAANTTAPIAGIGLIILACLCFSVLDATAKYLSASLPTLQIVWVRFVSHVVLALVLFQVWRSPQYLRTDRWGLQIVRAFCLLGTTIFNFLAVRYLQLAETMSIMFAAPFVITALAGPFLGEWAGIRRWAAIVVGFIGVLVVTRPGLGGLHWAVVYSLAAMTFYAVYALLTRKLAATESSAGMLIISGVVAAVAMAPVGISVWQEPNGLWEWTLLIATGALGGGGHFLFILAHRMAPAPVLAPLIYVQIVWMIVLGYLIFDDVPIVTTILGASIVVASGLYILYREQVKAA